The following are from one region of the Silene latifolia isolate original U9 population chromosome 9, ASM4854445v1, whole genome shotgun sequence genome:
- the LOC141602116 gene encoding uncharacterized protein LOC141602116, translated as MATGYVNSSWLPDAKGYSIRSGYCWLQGMNPSVSWYSEVWDNWCVPKHSFIGWLIKHEALNMKEKLHKLHLTDNDCCILCAAGPETHMHLFKSCSYSKQILSMIEDWMQIKLEHGIQHGTELQRHACRMAQMACWYYIWLERNKCRIELKLMKPACIVKDIRRLVHTRINQFIRLPLLNVDKTWVQHLDILC; from the coding sequence ATGGCTACTGGTTACGTGAATAGTTCTTGGCTGCCTGATGCTAAGGGTTATTCTATTAGGTCTGGTTACTGCTGGCTGCAGGGTATGAACCCCTCTGTAAGCTGGTATTCTGAGGTTTGGGATAATTGGTGTGTTCCTAAACACTCTTTCATTGGATGGTTGATAAAGCATGAAGCTCTCAATATGAAGGAAAAGCTGCACAAACTTCATCTGACTGATAATGATTGCTGCATTCTTTGTGCAGCTGGACCTGAAACACATATGCATCTCTTTAAGTCATGCAGTTACAGCAAACAGATTTTGAGTATGATTGAGGACTGGATGCAGATTAAATTGGAGCATGGTATTCAGCATGGGACTGAGTTGCAGAGACATGCTTGTAGAATGGCTCAGATGGCCTGCTGGTATTACATCTGGCTAGAGAGGAACAAATGCAGGATTGAATTGAAGCTCATGAAACCTGCCTGTATTGTGAAGGATATTCGAAGATTGGTGCATACTAGGATTAATCAGTTTATTAGATTACCTTTATTGAATGTTGACAAAACCTGGGTACAACATTTGGATATTCTATGCTAA